The proteins below come from a single Leptotrichia sp. oral taxon 223 genomic window:
- a CDS encoding CDP-glycerol glycerophosphotransferase family protein, which produces MDKIKCLINMIIAYLIYPFNKGKFKNRNIWLVGGNAGELFVDNGRAMYEYLRSRQQEEVYWVINRNAKIAKKIPGEKLIKGSVKSYLYFMNAKVALFSHSISADIVPYLFVVPLINKFHKKVFKVFLNHGTVGFKVRQAMNPKTAKVAEALVKSYDLNICDSEFERKVKTEVWWEVPKETAVITGYPRYDKLYNLQVIEKQIFFMPTWRNWLKSENSENQKFEDTKYFQNIANLITDKKLNNYLEKNDIKLNIYIHQLMQDYLKNFGNIKLGKNIKILPKEINITEELQKSKLLITDYSSVAYDFYYLNKPIIFFQFDKREYEEKVGSYVDLDKDLFGRQAKTVEKCVEEIIEISENNFHYDKEMKQKSDKLREKFLKYVDKENCKRVYDEISKRIN; this is translated from the coding sequence ATGGATAAGATAAAATGCTTGATAAATATGATAATAGCTTATCTAATTTATCCATTTAACAAAGGGAAATTTAAAAATAGAAATATATGGCTTGTGGGTGGAAACGCAGGAGAGCTTTTTGTGGATAATGGACGTGCGATGTATGAGTATTTACGGTCAAGACAGCAGGAAGAAGTGTACTGGGTAATAAACAGAAATGCCAAGATTGCAAAAAAAATCCCAGGAGAAAAACTGATAAAAGGAAGTGTAAAAAGCTACCTTTATTTTATGAATGCAAAAGTTGCATTATTTTCCCACTCAATTTCTGCAGACATTGTTCCATACCTGTTTGTAGTGCCATTAATAAACAAATTTCACAAAAAAGTATTCAAAGTATTCCTAAATCATGGAACAGTAGGCTTTAAAGTCCGACAGGCAATGAATCCAAAAACGGCAAAAGTTGCAGAAGCCCTTGTAAAATCCTATGATTTAAACATCTGCGATTCAGAATTTGAAAGAAAAGTGAAAACAGAAGTTTGGTGGGAAGTTCCGAAAGAAACAGCAGTTATAACAGGCTATCCAAGATACGATAAACTATACAACTTGCAAGTTATTGAAAAACAAATATTTTTCATGCCAACATGGAGAAACTGGCTAAAGTCAGAAAACTCAGAAAATCAAAAATTTGAAGATACAAAATATTTCCAAAATATTGCCAATTTAATTACAGACAAGAAATTAAATAACTATTTGGAAAAAAATGACATTAAATTAAACATTTACATTCATCAGTTAATGCAGGATTATCTAAAAAACTTTGGAAATATAAAACTTGGAAAAAATATAAAAATACTTCCAAAAGAAATAAACATAACTGAAGAACTTCAAAAATCAAAATTATTAATAACAGACTATTCAAGCGTAGCCTACGATTTCTATTATCTAAATAAGCCAATTATCTTCTTCCAGTTCGATAAACGTGAATACGAAGAAAAAGTCGGTTCTTACGTAGACTTAGACAAGGACTTGTTCGGAAGACAAGCCAAAACTGTAGAAAAATGCGTTGAAGAAATCATCGAAATCTCCGAAAATAATTTTCATTATGATAAGGAAATGAAGCAAAAGTCTGATAAGTTGAGAGAAAAGTTTTTGAAGTATGTGGATAAGGAGAATTGTAAAAGAGTTTATGATGAAATTTCAAAAAGAATAAATTAA
- a CDS encoding glycosyltransferase family 2 protein: MKISLVMPTINVTTELDLFLKSLKAQTYKDFELIVVDQNEGNEVFEIVKDYEEEFKIKYVKSDEKGLSLNRNRGLMLMQGEIAGFPDDDCEYQPDTLEKVVAFFKRKKNYRIYSCRTLERGKTYGTGVMEKKDTEITKDSVDTTVKSITFFVNYGKDDIILFDENLGVGATFGSGEETDYVLTLLHKGYKGRYFANDIIYHPAKKGNYNDLERAYKYALGFGALVKKEVKGRKNRFYILKYWKRQFRSFIGMIITRNRAYHRVVMKGRKIGYTQYKI; encoded by the coding sequence ATGAAAATTTCCCTTGTAATGCCAACAATTAATGTTACAACAGAACTTGATTTGTTTCTAAAAAGCCTGAAGGCACAGACTTATAAGGATTTTGAGCTGATTGTGGTGGATCAGAATGAAGGAAATGAAGTTTTTGAAATTGTGAAAGATTATGAAGAGGAATTTAAGATAAAATATGTGAAAAGTGATGAAAAAGGGCTAAGTCTAAATAGAAACAGGGGACTTATGCTTATGCAGGGAGAAATTGCCGGATTTCCTGATGACGACTGCGAATATCAGCCTGATACGCTGGAAAAAGTCGTTGCATTTTTTAAGAGAAAAAAAAATTACCGGATTTATTCATGCCGCACGCTTGAACGAGGAAAAACCTATGGAACAGGCGTTATGGAGAAAAAAGACACGGAAATAACGAAGGATAGTGTGGATACGACTGTGAAATCCATAACTTTTTTTGTGAATTACGGCAAGGACGACATCATTTTATTTGATGAAAATTTAGGAGTTGGTGCAACTTTTGGAAGTGGCGAAGAAACTGACTATGTGCTGACATTGCTTCACAAAGGCTACAAGGGAAGATATTTTGCAAACGATATAATTTATCATCCAGCCAAAAAGGGAAACTACAACGATTTGGAACGTGCCTATAAATACGCTCTAGGTTTTGGAGCATTAGTAAAAAAGGAAGTAAAAGGCAGAAAAAACAGATTTTACATTCTGAAATACTGGAAACGTCAATTCAGAAGCTTTATTGGAATGATTATTACAAGAAACAGGGCATATCATAGGGTTGTGATGAAGGGGAGAAAAATAGGATATACACAATATAAAATTTAA
- a CDS encoding endonuclease/exonuclease/phosphatase family protein, with product MSKLKKILLSLMIMGATVSWAKEFKIMTYNIYGARLTNGQKLGESIKPYGPDFVSLQEVDKYTKRSNFRDITSDIAKVLGYDYYFFKKSRDYDGGEYGISFISKYPLEKIYTYELPSEGAERRQLVVAELAKKTFGKKVLVMNTHLDFKQQIKPEEMESLDLLTKFFDKDEIKFLSGDFNFLPTTKYYGEITKDWRDTYMESNASGVRTLSDPRIDYIFGSQSKKWKVKASYFINDATQDWTKLSDHLPYMTILDIK from the coding sequence ATGAGTAAATTGAAAAAAATATTATTGTCGTTGATGATTATGGGAGCGACTGTCAGCTGGGCGAAGGAATTTAAGATAATGACGTATAATATTTATGGAGCAAGACTTACAAATGGACAGAAACTGGGGGAAAGCATTAAGCCGTATGGACCTGATTTTGTGTCGCTTCAAGAAGTTGACAAGTATACGAAAAGAAGTAATTTTCGGGATATAACTTCTGATATTGCGAAAGTTCTTGGTTATGATTATTATTTTTTTAAGAAATCAAGAGATTATGATGGCGGAGAATACGGGATTTCATTTATTTCAAAATATCCGCTTGAGAAGATATATACTTATGAGTTGCCGTCGGAAGGAGCGGAAAGAAGACAGCTTGTAGTTGCGGAACTGGCAAAAAAAACTTTTGGTAAAAAGGTGCTTGTTATGAATACGCATTTGGACTTTAAACAACAAATAAAGCCTGAGGAAATGGAATCGCTGGATTTGCTTACGAAATTTTTTGATAAGGACGAAATAAAATTTTTGAGCGGAGATTTTAATTTTTTGCCAACAACAAAATATTATGGAGAAATTACAAAAGACTGGAGAGATACTTACATGGAATCCAATGCCAGCGGCGTAAGAACGCTTTCGGATCCACGTATTGACTATATTTTTGGAAGCCAGTCGAAAAAATGGAAGGTAAAGGCAAGCTACTTTATTAATGATGCAACGCAGGACTGGACAAAGCTGTCGGATCATCTTCCGTATATGACAATTTTAGATATAAAATAA